The Sulfurospirillum halorespirans DSM 13726 genome has a window encoding:
- a CDS encoding exopolysaccharide biosynthesis polyprenyl glycosylphosphotransferase produces the protein MIVIYLLGYFYLRLMTNRMVTVNAITLSLKANFFALAVVLIVIALAKMNDTTSRAIVCIFYLLNNLNALWSYYLKKVFFKFHYFRLPVFVICDDLGLKNIRKWFAKGNPFGYDIQEIINVTQLSPQAVNDAIDQLLEKSYYDSAVIDLEDNSFFDLNVLVNHIQRRVRKVIVLPKMTKVPIINGELISSIYHKGMAFYIKNNLLSPVEQTIKRLFDMSVAFVALLLTSPFLIWLYSVVYVATKGHPIFAHERVGFGGRKFKVYKFRTMHIDADDRLEELLETCEESKEEWERDFKLKDDPRITKIGQFLRKTSLDELPQLINVLKGEMSLVGPRPITEAEIQKYGEYFEYFTAVKPGITGLWQVSGRNDIDYDERVQLDVWYVRNWSIELDMQILIKTVLVVLGRKGSY, from the coding sequence ATGATTGTTATTTATTTACTAGGCTATTTTTATTTGCGCTTAATGACCAATCGAATGGTAACGGTCAATGCCATTACGCTATCGCTCAAAGCAAACTTTTTTGCATTGGCGGTTGTTTTGATCGTGATTGCACTTGCAAAAATGAATGATACAACTTCACGGGCAATAGTATGTATATTTTATCTTCTTAACAATTTGAACGCTCTATGGTCTTACTATCTTAAAAAAGTTTTTTTTAAATTTCACTATTTTAGGCTACCTGTTTTTGTGATTTGCGATGATCTAGGACTGAAAAACATTCGAAAATGGTTTGCAAAGGGTAATCCCTTTGGTTACGATATCCAAGAAATCATCAATGTGACGCAACTTTCGCCTCAAGCGGTCAATGATGCGATAGACCAATTATTAGAAAAGAGTTATTATGATTCTGCCGTTATTGATTTGGAAGATAATTCATTTTTTGATCTCAATGTTTTGGTTAATCATATTCAACGGCGTGTTCGTAAAGTCATTGTTTTGCCCAAAATGACAAAAGTTCCTATTATTAATGGAGAGCTTATTAGTTCGATTTATCATAAAGGAATGGCTTTTTATATAAAAAATAACCTTTTGAGTCCTGTGGAGCAAACGATTAAACGACTCTTTGACATGAGTGTCGCTTTTGTTGCGTTATTGTTAACTTCACCTTTCCTAATATGGCTCTACAGCGTTGTGTATGTGGCAACCAAAGGTCATCCTATCTTTGCACATGAGCGTGTTGGTTTTGGGGGGCGAAAGTTTAAAGTTTACAAGTTTCGCACGATGCACATTGATGCGGACGATCGCCTTGAAGAGCTCTTAGAAACCTGTGAAGAGAGTAAAGAAGAGTGGGAGAGAGACTTTAAACTCAAAGATGACCCACGCATCACCAAAATCGGTCAATTTTTACGTAAAACTTCGTTGGATGAACTTCCCCAACTCATTAACGTGTTAAAAGGGGAGATGTCTTTGGTAGGGCCTCGTCCTATCACAGAGGCTGAGATCCAAAAATACGGTGAGTATTTTGAGTATTTTACAGCAGTCAAACCTGGTATCACGGGTCTTTGGCAAGTGAGTGGGCGCAATGACATTGACTATGATGAGCGCGTTCAGCTCGATGTTTGGTATGTGAGAAATTGGTCTATAGAGCTTGATATGCAAATATTGATTAAAACGGTTCTTGTTGTTTTGGGTAGAAAAGGGAGTTACTAA
- the murD gene encoding UDP-N-acetylmuramoyl-L-alanine--D-glutamate ligase yields MITLFGHGKTTKAIAKRFAGQCQIFDDSFTCKEKDAFGNLLLPPSEFDPTTSDVEIPSPGFPAHHPLIQKALHVTSEYDFFKESMPFSIWISGTNGKTTTTQMCEFLLQAQGALAGGNIGTPLAELSEQAPIWVLETSSFTFHYTKVTAPDIYLLLPIKPDHLTWHGSMEAYIEAKLSPLARMREGSVAILPKAYANVKTLAHVIAYDTEEDLAEQMGIDISKISFKTPFLLDAVLAACAQKILLDTVDYELLNTFKIDHYKIEEFHDTQGRLWVDDSKGTNVDATIEALKRYKNDEILIVLGGDDKGVDLQELFDFMKPLHVTVFAIGTNTERLASFAEKEGIQLHKCFVIEKAMKQIHAVHTTKTVALLSPAAASLDQFKSYAHRGDRFKELALA; encoded by the coding sequence ATGATAACACTCTTCGGACACGGAAAAACAACTAAAGCGATTGCAAAGCGCTTTGCAGGACAATGCCAGATTTTTGACGATAGCTTTACATGTAAAGAAAAAGACGCGTTTGGTAATCTCTTATTACCTCCCTCAGAATTTGATCCAACCACAAGCGATGTGGAGATTCCAAGCCCTGGTTTCCCAGCGCACCATCCTCTCATTCAAAAAGCCCTTCACGTCACCAGTGAATACGACTTTTTCAAAGAGTCAATGCCCTTTAGCATCTGGATCAGCGGCACAAACGGGAAAACCACCACAACGCAAATGTGCGAGTTTCTTTTACAAGCACAAGGCGCCCTTGCGGGTGGCAATATCGGAACCCCATTAGCAGAACTGAGTGAACAAGCGCCTATTTGGGTTTTAGAAACCAGCTCGTTTACCTTTCACTACACCAAAGTCACCGCACCTGATATTTATTTGCTCCTTCCCATCAAACCCGACCATCTCACATGGCACGGAAGTATGGAAGCCTACATCGAAGCCAAACTTTCACCGCTTGCTCGCATGAGAGAAGGCAGTGTTGCCATCCTTCCCAAAGCCTATGCCAATGTCAAAACCTTAGCGCACGTCATTGCGTATGACACGGAAGAAGATTTGGCAGAGCAAATGGGCATCGATATCTCAAAAATAAGTTTTAAAACACCGTTTTTGCTCGATGCAGTGCTTGCAGCATGCGCACAAAAAATTCTTTTAGACACCGTCGATTATGAACTTCTAAATACCTTTAAAATCGATCATTACAAAATCGAAGAGTTTCATGACACACAAGGACGCCTTTGGGTTGATGACTCCAAGGGAACCAATGTCGATGCCACGATAGAAGCGCTCAAACGCTACAAAAACGACGAAATCCTCATTGTCCTAGGAGGTGATGACAAAGGCGTTGATTTACAAGAATTATTTGATTTTATGAAGCCTTTACATGTAACCGTTTTTGCCATTGGCACGAACACCGAAAGACTTGCTTCATTTGCGGAAAAAGAAGGCATACAACTTCATAAATGCTTCGTCATCGAAAAGGCAATGAAACAGATTCACGCAGTGCACACAACCAAAACAGTCGCCCTACTTTCTCCTGCCGCGGCAAGTTTAGATCAGTTCAAATCCTACGCCCACAGAGGTGATCGCTTTAAAGAGTTAGCTTTAGCCTAG
- a CDS encoding ABC transporter permease, whose translation MRYIKAFYRFLRDIYQNRRLLKDLVKNDFKSRYLNNYLGILWAFIQPTISVLIFWFVFQVGFKAAPVQDVPFILWLVAGMIPWFFLSEALASATNAILDSTFLVKKIVFRVSLLPIVKITSAVIVHLFFMVFMMSMYIIYGYEPNLYWLQMFYYLFSAIMLLLGISWITSSVVIFFRDLGQLVSMSIQFGFWLTPIFWSLSMVPKEYRWLFELNPAHYITQGYRDALINHTWFWEKPMEALQFWGITLVFFALGAIVFRKLRPHFADVL comes from the coding sequence TTGAGATATATTAAAGCATTTTATAGATTTTTACGAGACATCTACCAAAACAGAAGATTGCTCAAAGATTTGGTTAAGAACGATTTTAAGTCGCGCTATTTGAACAATTACCTTGGCATTTTATGGGCATTTATCCAGCCTACTATATCAGTTTTGATATTTTGGTTTGTGTTTCAAGTCGGTTTTAAAGCCGCACCTGTGCAAGATGTACCTTTTATCCTTTGGCTTGTAGCCGGGATGATTCCATGGTTTTTTCTCTCCGAAGCTCTTGCCTCCGCTACAAATGCTATTTTAGACAGTACATTTTTGGTCAAAAAAATTGTGTTTCGGGTAAGTTTATTACCTATTGTTAAAATTACTTCAGCCGTGATCGTCCATCTCTTTTTCATGGTATTTATGATGTCAATGTATATTATCTATGGGTATGAACCAAATCTTTATTGGCTTCAGATGTTTTACTATCTTTTTTCAGCCATTATGCTTTTATTGGGTATCTCGTGGATAACCAGTAGTGTGGTTATCTTTTTTCGAGATCTAGGACAGCTTGTTAGCATGTCTATACAGTTTGGTTTTTGGTTAACTCCTATCTTTTGGTCATTGTCGATGGTTCCAAAAGAATACCGTTGGCTGTTTGAACTCAATCCTGCCCATTACATTACCCAAGGGTATCGTGATGCATTGATAAACCATACATGGTTTTGGGAAAAGCCTATGGAAGCTTTGCAGTTTTGGGGAATTACATTGGTTTTCTTTGCACTTGGAGCCATTGTATTTCGAAAACTCAGACCTCATTTTGCGGATGTGTTGTGA
- the istA gene encoding IS21 family transposase produces the protein MIKKFLAEGLSKSAIARKLGISRDTVRRYANLPDDYVPHINRPPVINSVDPYLPHIAKMLEMAEATKSEIPLTVIYEEIKKLGYEGSLRWLQQVIQRYELRSRAKLDEPIIRFETKPAQQMQVDWIEFPKDNLSAFVATMGYSRASYVEYVNNEKIETLIGCHMNAFSYFGGVPTECLYDNMKTVILGRNSYGRGKHKLNPLFEDFAKHCGFSIKVCKPYRAKTKGKVERFNHYLRYNFHNGLIVRLSMKHYALTLDNANAEVLKWLDNTANKRIHQTTLQIPFELLAQEQLQLRPVPKAYQGIHPKALIESVAKKYTPINSYHDIDKLYIPHRDIQCYDEFIPIVANIILPVGLYGGALWN, from the coding sequence ATGATAAAGAAGTTTTTAGCTGAGGGTTTGAGTAAGAGTGCCATTGCACGAAAGTTAGGTATTTCAAGAGATACCGTAAGGCGTTACGCCAATCTTCCTGATGATTATGTTCCTCATATTAATCGACCTCCTGTCATCAATAGTGTTGATCCTTATCTACCGCATATTGCCAAGATGTTAGAGATGGCAGAAGCGACGAAAAGTGAAATCCCTTTAACGGTTATTTATGAAGAGATTAAGAAGCTAGGCTATGAGGGAAGTTTGCGTTGGTTGCAGCAAGTTATCCAAAGATATGAGTTAAGAAGTCGAGCCAAATTGGATGAACCTATCATTCGCTTTGAAACCAAACCTGCCCAACAGATGCAAGTCGATTGGATAGAGTTTCCAAAGGATAATTTATCAGCATTTGTGGCAACGATGGGATATTCTAGGGCTTCGTATGTGGAATATGTCAATAATGAGAAGATAGAGACGCTCATTGGATGCCATATGAATGCCTTTAGCTACTTTGGAGGTGTTCCAACGGAGTGTTTGTATGACAATATGAAAACGGTTATTTTAGGACGGAATAGTTATGGCAGAGGCAAACATAAACTCAATCCTCTCTTTGAAGACTTTGCCAAACACTGTGGCTTTAGCATCAAAGTCTGCAAACCCTACCGTGCCAAGACCAAAGGAAAAGTAGAGAGATTTAACCATTATCTACGGTATAACTTTCATAATGGATTGATAGTGAGACTTTCTATGAAGCATTATGCATTAACGCTGGATAATGCGAATGCAGAAGTGCTCAAATGGTTGGATAATACCGCCAATAAACGCATCCACCAAACAACATTACAGATACCATTTGAATTATTAGCACAAGAGCAGCTGCAACTGCGTCCTGTGCCTAAAGCCTATCAAGGAATCCACCCTAAAGCTTTGATTGAAAGTGTAGCTAAAAAATATACGCCAATCAATTCATACCATGACATCGATAAGCTCTACATTCCCCATCGTGACATTCAATGCTACGATGAGTTTATCCCGATCGTTGCCAATATTATTCTTCCAGTTGGATTATACGGTGGTGCATTATGGAATTAA
- the istB gene encoding IS21-like element helper ATPase IstB — MELIVSIEALCKELNLSTISTHYHEIATTAAKENWQYVQFLEELLRQEVDNRLGRSKNTLTKLAGFPVIKTLEQFDYTFSVGVNRKQIEELSNLTFVKKHENIILLGESGVGKTHLAIALALRAVQHRYKVRFTTISELLSSANRAKKEKKYDSFLKSITSPSVLVIDEIGYFNMSKEEANHFFQIISKRYEKSSTIFTSNLVFSKWVQVFAGDKIVTTAILDRVLHHSHIINIQGDSYRLKEKKLTGVLHSEIYKFEAKSSNLEGQNSEVV, encoded by the coding sequence ATGGAATTAATTGTATCCATTGAAGCACTCTGTAAAGAGCTGAATCTCTCCACCATTAGTACACACTATCATGAGATAGCAACAACAGCAGCCAAAGAGAATTGGCAGTATGTTCAGTTCCTTGAGGAACTCTTACGCCAAGAGGTGGATAATCGCTTAGGACGCTCCAAAAACACATTGACAAAGCTTGCAGGCTTCCCCGTTATTAAAACCCTAGAGCAATTTGATTACACTTTCTCAGTAGGCGTAAACAGAAAACAGATTGAAGAGTTATCCAATCTCACCTTTGTAAAGAAGCATGAGAATATCATCCTCTTAGGTGAAAGCGGTGTGGGTAAAACCCATCTGGCTATTGCTCTAGCATTAAGAGCTGTACAACATCGCTACAAAGTGAGATTTACCACCATCAGTGAACTCTTAAGCAGTGCCAATAGAGCTAAAAAAGAGAAAAAATACGATAGCTTTCTCAAATCCATCACAAGCCCATCGGTTCTTGTTATCGATGAGATTGGATACTTTAATATGAGTAAAGAAGAAGCTAATCACTTTTTTCAAATTATCTCTAAACGCTATGAAAAAAGCTCCACCATCTTTACATCAAATTTGGTATTCAGTAAATGGGTTCAAGTATTTGCAGGGGATAAAATCGTTACAACAGCTATTTTAGATAGAGTATTACATCACTCACATATCATCAATATTCAAGGAGACAGTTACCGACTTAAAGAGAAAAAACTAACAGGAGTTTTACACTCAGAAATCTATAAGTTTGAAGCTAAATCTTCAAACCTAGAAGGTCAAAATTCAGAGGTGGTTTAA
- the mraY gene encoding phospho-N-acetylmuramoyl-pentapeptide-transferase encodes MLYALYKLTSINLFQYITVRAGVAFFLAFILTIYLMPKFIKWAKSRNANQPIYSLAPQTHQQKGKTPTMGGIVFLCAATLSILMCARMNNLFVLSALACILLFGLIGMKDDLAKILGKSNTAGLTPRAKLGLQILASSVIALILYVALDLDTTFFVPFYKFPLFDMKLLALGFWILVMVSASNAVNLTDGLDGLATVPSILSILSLAVFVYVGGNAFLSSYLLLPKVGGSGEVVIVATAVMGSLVGFLWFNCYPAEIFMGDSGSLSIGAFIGYMAIISKNEILLLLIGFVFVLETVSVILQVGSFKTRKKRIFLMAPIHHHFEVKGWPENKIIVRFWIIALMSNLLALTALKIR; translated from the coding sequence ATGCTATATGCTCTTTACAAACTCACCTCCATTAACCTTTTTCAATACATCACCGTACGTGCGGGCGTCGCATTCTTTTTAGCCTTTATCTTAACCATCTATCTGATGCCAAAATTTATCAAATGGGCAAAATCACGCAACGCCAATCAACCTATCTATTCACTCGCACCTCAAACACATCAGCAAAAGGGTAAAACCCCGACAATGGGTGGCATCGTTTTTTTATGCGCCGCAACGCTTTCTATCTTAATGTGTGCACGCATGAACAATCTTTTCGTCCTCTCTGCGCTCGCATGTATTTTGCTCTTTGGGCTTATTGGGATGAAAGATGATCTTGCCAAAATTTTAGGCAAAAGCAATACCGCAGGGCTTACACCTCGTGCAAAACTTGGCTTGCAGATCCTCGCATCGTCTGTTATCGCCTTAATTTTGTACGTCGCACTTGACCTTGATACCACCTTTTTTGTCCCTTTTTACAAATTTCCACTGTTTGATATGAAGCTTTTAGCCCTTGGATTTTGGATACTGGTGATGGTCTCGGCCAGTAATGCTGTCAACCTTACAGACGGTCTGGATGGTTTGGCAACGGTTCCTTCCATTCTTTCGATTCTCTCGCTGGCTGTGTTTGTTTACGTGGGTGGTAACGCCTTTTTAAGCAGCTATTTACTCCTTCCAAAAGTCGGTGGCAGTGGCGAAGTGGTCATCGTCGCAACAGCTGTGATGGGCTCATTGGTTGGCTTTTTATGGTTCAACTGCTACCCAGCGGAGATCTTTATGGGCGACAGTGGAAGCCTTAGCATTGGCGCGTTCATAGGCTACATGGCGATCATCTCTAAAAATGAAATTTTATTGCTTTTAATCGGTTTTGTCTTTGTTTTAGAAACGGTTTCGGTCATTTTACAGGTAGGAAGTTTTAAAACGCGCAAAAAACGCATCTTCCTTATGGCGCCGATCCATCACCACTTTGAGGTGAAAGGTTGGCCAGAAAATAAGATTATCGTGAGATTTTGGATCATTGCTCTCATGTCAAATCTTTTAGCACTTACGGCACTGAAAATCAGATGA
- the rfbB gene encoding dTDP-glucose 4,6-dehydratase, translating to MRNILLTGTAGFIGSNFVPYFLEKYPEYTLINLDLLTYAGNLENLKECEGNSRYKFIKGDICNRELVEFIFREYDIQGVIHFAAESHVDNSIKNPGVFVQTNINGTFTLLDVAYKYWMDKPFTCKAKYQDARFHHISTDEVYGTLGETGFFTESTPYAPNSPYSASKASSDMIVRSYQETYGLNSVITNCSNNYGPKQHDEKLIPTIIRKALSNQAIPIYGDGKNIRDWLYVLDHCKGIDLVYHNGKSGQTYNIGGRNERTNLQIVDRICTILDEKVPTTKSYKELITFVEDRSGHDRRYAIDATKLENELGWKADENFDSGIVKTIEWYLRKYN from the coding sequence ATGCGAAATATATTATTAACAGGAACAGCAGGATTTATCGGTTCCAATTTTGTACCGTATTTTTTAGAAAAATATCCAGAGTACACTCTTATAAATTTAGATTTATTGACCTATGCAGGCAATCTTGAAAACCTCAAAGAGTGCGAAGGTAACTCAAGATATAAGTTTATCAAAGGCGATATCTGCAATCGTGAATTAGTAGAGTTTATCTTTCGCGAGTACGATATACAAGGTGTTATTCATTTTGCAGCAGAGTCTCATGTCGATAATTCCATCAAAAATCCTGGTGTGTTCGTCCAAACCAATATCAACGGCACATTCACACTGCTTGATGTAGCATACAAATACTGGATGGATAAACCCTTTACATGTAAAGCCAAATACCAAGATGCAAGGTTTCACCATATCTCAACTGATGAAGTGTATGGAACACTTGGCGAGACTGGCTTTTTTACAGAAAGCACTCCTTATGCACCAAATTCGCCTTATAGTGCCAGTAAAGCCAGTAGCGATATGATAGTAAGAAGTTACCAAGAGACGTATGGACTGAACTCCGTGATAACAAACTGCTCAAACAATTATGGGCCCAAACAGCATGATGAAAAGCTTATCCCAACCATCATACGAAAAGCTCTTTCCAACCAAGCTATCCCCATTTATGGAGATGGCAAAAATATACGCGATTGGCTTTATGTATTAGATCATTGTAAGGGCATCGACCTTGTGTATCACAATGGAAAATCAGGACAAACCTATAACATTGGTGGAAGAAATGAGCGAACAAATTTACAAATAGTAGACCGCATCTGCACCATTCTTGATGAAAAAGTTCCAACAACAAAAAGCTATAAAGAGCTCATTACTTTTGTGGAAGATAGATCAGGACATGATAGGCGCTATGCTATCGATGCCACAAAACTTGAAAATGAACTAGGATGGAAAGCCGATGAAAATTTTGATAGTGGCATCGTGAAAACCATTGAGTGGTATTTGAGGAAGTATAATTGA
- the gpmI gene encoding 2,3-bisphosphoglycerate-independent phosphoglycerate mutase: MKPDVQKTVLIITDGIGHNASQTANAFAQAHKPTYDKLFREVPYNFIATSGLSVGLPEGQMGNSEVGHMCIGSGRILYQNLVKISLAAKNGSLASNEALTQLLHVRGAIHIIGLVSDGGVHSHIDHIIDLAKIVEAQKKRVYLHVITDGRDVSPTSGITFLEQLLAICNENISIASISGRFFSMDRDNRWERVEQGYRVMVDAKPKTALHVKTYLQGMYDQGITDEFVEPAAFESFNGMHRDDGVIFANFRNDRMRELSRAIGFSEFGEFSRTLNGVASITMTEYDSSFPFPIMFQADTPQNTLCDVISRAGLTQFHTAETEKYAHVTFFFNGGTEEPKIGETRLLVPSPKVKTYDLEPQMSAALVGDAVLKAMEEQYDFIVVNFANGDMVGHTGNLEASTRAVEAVDHELGRVFAKAKEVNYSIVLTSDHGNCEQMFDDVGARLTNHTTFDVYGFVMDKRVQKVQNGGLNNIAPTVLKLMGLPIPSEMDQPLVEF; the protein is encoded by the coding sequence TTGAAACCAGACGTTCAGAAAACCGTATTGATTATTACCGATGGCATTGGACACAATGCTAGCCAAACTGCCAATGCCTTTGCTCAGGCACATAAACCTACCTACGATAAACTTTTTCGTGAGGTTCCTTACAATTTTATAGCAACTTCGGGGCTGAGTGTCGGGCTTCCTGAGGGGCAGATGGGCAACAGCGAAGTCGGGCACATGTGTATCGGCAGTGGGCGCATTTTGTACCAAAATTTAGTGAAAATCTCTTTAGCTGCCAAAAATGGTTCTCTTGCTTCCAATGAAGCGCTCACACAGCTTTTACATGTAAGGGGTGCGATTCACATCATAGGGCTTGTAAGCGATGGTGGCGTGCATTCGCATATCGATCATATCATCGATCTTGCAAAGATTGTGGAAGCGCAAAAAAAACGTGTCTATCTGCATGTGATCACTGATGGACGCGATGTTTCACCTACGTCGGGTATCACATTTTTAGAGCAACTTTTAGCCATTTGCAATGAAAACATCAGCATCGCTTCGATTTCGGGACGATTTTTTAGTATGGACCGTGACAATCGTTGGGAAAGAGTCGAGCAAGGGTACCGCGTCATGGTCGATGCGAAGCCTAAAACGGCTTTACATGTAAAAACATATTTACAAGGGATGTATGACCAAGGGATCACCGATGAGTTTGTCGAACCTGCGGCATTTGAATCTTTTAATGGCATGCACCGTGACGATGGCGTCATCTTTGCAAACTTCCGCAATGATCGTATGCGTGAGCTTTCACGTGCGATTGGATTTAGTGAATTTGGAGAGTTCTCGCGTACCCTGAACGGCGTGGCGTCCATAACCATGACAGAGTACGACAGCAGTTTTCCTTTCCCCATTATGTTTCAAGCCGATACACCGCAAAATACTTTGTGCGATGTGATTTCACGCGCAGGACTGACGCAGTTTCATACCGCAGAAACGGAAAAATATGCCCATGTCACGTTTTTCTTTAATGGTGGCACTGAAGAGCCAAAAATAGGAGAAACCAGACTTTTGGTTCCCAGCCCCAAAGTAAAAACGTACGATCTTGAACCGCAGATGAGCGCTGCTTTGGTCGGTGACGCGGTGTTAAAAGCGATGGAGGAACAGTACGATTTTATCGTGGTGAATTTTGCTAATGGCGACATGGTGGGACATACGGGAAATTTGGAAGCCTCGACGCGCGCCGTGGAAGCGGTTGATCATGAGCTAGGAAGAGTGTTTGCGAAGGCGAAAGAGGTCAATTATTCTATTGTATTGACCAGTGATCATGGCAATTGTGAACAGATGTTTGATGATGTGGGCGCTAGATTGACCAATCACACAACCTTTGATGTGTATGGTTTTGTCATGGATAAACGAGTTCAAAAGGTGCAAAACGGTGGACTCAACAACATTGCGCCCACCGTTTTAAAGCTGATGGGACTTCCAATTCCTAGCGAAATGGATCAACCGTTGGTTGAGTTTTAA
- a CDS encoding ORF6N domain-containing protein, with protein MHTIIPVESQSIQNKIYTIRDTQVMLDEDLAVLYGVEAKRLNEQVKRNIERFPEKFRFQLTENEYDVRRSAKLVS; from the coding sequence ATGCATACTATAATACCCGTTGAATCCCAATCTATTCAAAATAAAATCTATACAATCAGAGATACACAGGTAATGCTTGATGAGGATTTAGCAGTTTTGTATGGTGTAGAAGCTAAAAGATTGAATGAACAAGTTAAAAGAAATATTGAAAGATTTCCTGAAAAATTTAGATTTCAACTTACAGAAAATGAGTATGATGTCAGACGAAGTGCTAAACTCGTCAGTTGA